One Halorientalis litorea DNA segment encodes these proteins:
- a CDS encoding HAD family hydrolase → MRQPDHWDAVFFDIGGVVVSLPSIRQGYADFLAEFAADRGLDPGEAIEEWRAALGDYFNAADGTEYLPARDGYREAFRAITHDGLDDEAWVPGFEAATAAAMAPEPSAVETIRELAEYDLHLGIVSDIDTWEAERMLDAFGVADAFDAITTSEAVGYKKPDRRMFADALDKAGVPPGRALHVGDRYEHDMQGATRTGIQTVAYNGTATEAVADATRDGHRVLDDPAVDYAVEDLRDLLAVVGRSE, encoded by the coding sequence ATGAGACAGCCCGACCACTGGGACGCGGTGTTTTTCGACATCGGCGGCGTCGTCGTCTCCCTCCCCTCCATCAGGCAGGGGTACGCCGACTTCCTCGCCGAGTTCGCCGCCGACCGGGGGCTCGACCCGGGCGAAGCTATCGAGGAGTGGCGCGCGGCACTCGGTGACTACTTCAACGCCGCCGACGGGACGGAGTACCTGCCCGCCCGTGACGGCTACCGCGAGGCGTTCCGTGCCATCACCCACGACGGACTCGACGACGAGGCGTGGGTACCCGGCTTCGAGGCGGCCACCGCCGCGGCGATGGCACCCGAACCCAGCGCAGTCGAGACGATTCGAGAACTGGCCGAGTACGACCTCCACCTGGGCATCGTCTCGGACATCGACACGTGGGAGGCCGAGCGGATGCTCGACGCCTTCGGCGTCGCCGACGCCTTCGACGCAATCACCACCTCCGAAGCCGTCGGCTACAAGAAACCCGACCGCCGGATGTTCGCCGACGCCCTCGACAAAGCGGGTGTCCCGCCGGGGCGTGCCCTCCACGTCGGCGACCGCTACGAACACGACATGCAGGGTGCGACGCGGACAGGCATCCAGACGGTGGCGTACAACGGGACTGCCACGGAAGCGGTCGCGGACGCGACACGCGACGGTCACCGGGTACTCGACGACCCGGCAGTCGACTACGCTGTCGAGGACCTGCGGGACTTGTTGGCCGTCGTCGGCCGCTCGGAGTAA
- a CDS encoding MBL fold metallo-hydrolase, with protein MSDSRSGQRAAGVHRIEFDVDWAPGHVAAYLVDCVEPILVDGGMTGEGAADELRASLADVGYDPSDIEHLVITHPHTDHVGQVPTVLDAGDPTVYAPATVEERFGRDVEALSGRVRTNAQAAGVQGDYLDDAVEMAVGSLKRDRELLPPEAVDVWIEQGAAVDVGQFTFEATHVPGHQADHLCYATDVGDERVLFAGDMALTSFRSVALHDGFDDGYVDGVDAFYTALDRLSDLDADRVFTGHNPTHTDLEGAIEDDRDSLDRLLSRTRDGLGDSGKTALEIAFQRAGERDIRYLVIETASALAKLERDGEAESEVDEHGVRRYTAA; from the coding sequence ATGAGCGATTCACGGAGCGGACAGCGGGCAGCTGGCGTCCACCGAATCGAGTTCGACGTGGACTGGGCACCGGGACACGTAGCGGCGTATCTGGTCGACTGTGTGGAGCCGATTCTCGTCGACGGCGGAATGACCGGCGAGGGAGCCGCCGACGAACTTCGGGCCTCCCTCGCGGACGTGGGCTACGACCCAAGCGACATCGAACATCTCGTCATCACCCACCCGCACACGGACCACGTCGGGCAGGTGCCGACGGTTCTGGACGCGGGCGACCCCACCGTCTACGCGCCAGCGACCGTCGAAGAGCGGTTCGGGCGCGACGTCGAGGCACTGTCGGGGCGCGTGCGCACGAACGCCCAAGCCGCGGGCGTGCAGGGCGACTACCTCGACGACGCAGTCGAGATGGCGGTCGGGTCTCTGAAACGGGACCGTGAACTCCTCCCGCCGGAGGCCGTGGACGTGTGGATAGAGCAAGGGGCGGCCGTCGACGTGGGCCAGTTCACGTTCGAGGCGACACACGTTCCGGGCCACCAAGCCGACCACCTCTGTTACGCCACGGATGTCGGTGACGAGCGGGTGTTGTTCGCTGGCGACATGGCACTCACGTCGTTCCGGTCCGTCGCACTCCACGACGGGTTCGACGACGGCTACGTCGACGGCGTCGACGCGTTCTACACGGCACTCGACCGCCTCTCGGACCTCGACGCCGACCGCGTCTTTACCGGCCACAACCCGACCCACACGGACCTCGAAGGAGCCATCGAGGACGACCGGGACAGCCTCGACCGACTGCTCTCCCGAACGCGGGACGGACTCGGCGACAGCGGGAAGACCGCACTCGAAATCGCCTTCCAGCGCGCGGGTGAGCGCGACATCCGGTATCTGGTCATCGAGACGGCCAGTGCCCTCGCCAAACTCGAACGCGACGGCGAAGCCGAAAGCGAGGTGGACGAACACGGCGTCCGTCGCTACACCGCAGCATGA
- a CDS encoding SDR family NAD(P)-dependent oxidoreductase codes for MREQFAVEGQTALVTGASQGIGRSIAERFADDGADVVICSREQEKVDEVAEGINAEDGGECIPVECDVTDRDAVDALVETTVEEFGSVDTLVNNAGASFMANFEGISENGWKTIVDINLHGTYHCTQAAGEVMREGDGGQIVNFASVAGQDGAPFMSHYAAAKAAVVNLTKTLAFEWSDDQVRVNCIAPGFVATPGVETQMGVSADSIDRSNVDRRIGLEEEIADIAQFLASEASSYITGETITAKGVPDIMEDPDL; via the coding sequence ATGAGAGAGCAGTTCGCTGTCGAGGGACAGACGGCACTCGTCACGGGGGCGTCACAGGGAATCGGTCGCTCTATCGCGGAGCGGTTCGCCGACGACGGGGCGGACGTGGTCATCTGCTCGCGCGAGCAGGAGAAAGTCGACGAAGTCGCCGAGGGAATCAACGCCGAGGACGGCGGGGAGTGTATCCCCGTCGAGTGCGACGTGACCGACCGCGACGCCGTGGACGCGCTGGTCGAGACCACCGTCGAGGAGTTCGGGAGCGTCGACACGCTGGTCAACAACGCCGGTGCCTCGTTCATGGCGAACTTCGAGGGCATCAGCGAGAACGGGTGGAAGACCATCGTGGACATCAACCTCCACGGCACGTACCACTGCACGCAGGCCGCGGGCGAAGTCATGCGCGAGGGCGACGGGGGGCAAATCGTCAACTTCGCCAGCGTGGCCGGACAGGACGGCGCGCCCTTCATGAGTCACTACGCGGCCGCGAAAGCCGCCGTCGTCAACCTGACGAAGACGCTCGCTTTCGAGTGGTCCGACGACCAGGTGCGGGTCAACTGTATCGCGCCCGGGTTCGTCGCCACGCCCGGTGTCGAGACGCAGATGGGCGTCAGCGCGGATAGCATCGACCGGTCGAACGTCGACCGGCGCATCGGACTGGAGGAGGAAATCGCCGACATCGCGCAGTTCCTCGCCAGTGAGGCGTCCTCGTACATCACCGGGGAGACCATCACCGCGAAGGGCGTGCCGGACATCATGGAAGACCCCGACCTCTGA
- a CDS encoding SHOCT domain-containing protein, with translation MVASSPLGRLSQNATGVVSTLVTGIWLAALFTNQDWWLAFMLFGYVVVVPLTALLFGDDSDLREWWDTDATSVEPDERRSAETDESLQTLRERYARGELTDEQFERKVERLLETETLEDIERAEDTTGTATGHTDREPERSR, from the coding sequence ATGGTCGCGTCCTCGCCACTCGGGCGTCTCTCGCAGAACGCCACGGGCGTCGTCTCGACGCTGGTGACGGGCATCTGGTTGGCCGCCCTGTTTACGAACCAAGACTGGTGGCTCGCGTTCATGTTGTTCGGCTACGTCGTCGTCGTCCCGCTGACCGCGCTCCTGTTCGGGGACGACTCGGACCTCCGGGAGTGGTGGGACACCGACGCCACCTCCGTGGAACCCGACGAGCGACGGTCGGCCGAGACGGACGAGTCGCTACAGACCCTCCGGGAGCGGTACGCGCGTGGTGAACTCACGGACGAACAGTTCGAGCGAAAAGTCGAGCGACTGCTGGAGACGGAGACGTTGGAAGACATCGAGCGGGCCGAAGACACCACCGGTACCGCGACGGGACATACCGACCGGGAACCGGAGCGGTCCCGCTGA
- a CDS encoding TIGR04024 family LLM class F420-dependent oxidoreductase, with protein sequence MIRDLFLPVAAQPSVDTLVEQAQRAEELGYGRAWLPETWGRDAVTTLTAIAERTEDIGIGTSIMPIYSRSPALVGQTATTLQEVADGRFRLGLGPSGPIVIENWHGMDFERPLRRTRETVDIIKQVVSGEEVEYDGDFFDLSGFRLRCDPPDPVPPVDAAGMGPKAVELAGRFADGWHALMFTKDGLRERMDDFEHGAELGDRDRADQQVTLSLTCCVSEDGETARQLVRQHTCFYIGGMGTYYRDSLARQGHEETAHEIADHWADGDREAAMAALDDDLLDEITVAGTPEEARDRLEAFEGIDGLDAINVSTPRGADQEQIRATIDALAP encoded by the coding sequence ATGATACGCGACCTCTTCCTGCCGGTCGCCGCACAGCCGAGTGTGGACACACTCGTCGAGCAAGCACAGCGCGCCGAGGAGTTGGGCTACGGCCGCGCGTGGTTGCCGGAGACGTGGGGCCGTGACGCGGTGACGACTCTCACCGCCATCGCCGAGCGCACCGAGGACATCGGCATCGGGACGTCCATCATGCCGATTTACTCGCGGTCGCCCGCGCTCGTCGGCCAGACGGCGACGACGCTACAGGAAGTCGCGGACGGTCGTTTCCGCCTCGGCCTCGGGCCGAGCGGTCCCATCGTCATCGAGAACTGGCACGGGATGGACTTCGAGCGGCCGCTCCGTCGCACGCGCGAGACAGTCGACATCATCAAGCAGGTCGTGTCCGGCGAGGAAGTCGAGTACGACGGGGACTTCTTCGACCTCTCGGGCTTCCGCCTCCGCTGTGACCCCCCGGACCCGGTACCACCCGTCGACGCGGCCGGAATGGGACCGAAGGCCGTCGAACTCGCCGGGCGGTTCGCCGACGGGTGGCACGCCCTGATGTTCACGAAAGACGGCCTCAGAGAGCGGATGGACGACTTCGAACACGGGGCCGAGTTGGGTGACCGTGACCGCGCCGACCAGCAGGTGACGCTCTCGCTGACCTGCTGTGTCTCCGAGGACGGGGAGACGGCCCGACAACTCGTCCGACAGCACACCTGCTTCTACATCGGCGGCATGGGGACCTACTACCGGGACAGTCTCGCCCGACAGGGCCACGAGGAGACGGCGCACGAAATCGCCGACCACTGGGCGGACGGCGACCGGGAAGCCGCGATGGCCGCCTTAGACGACGACCTCTTGGACGAAATCACCGTCGCCGGCACACCCGAGGAGGCGCGCGACCGGCTCGAAGCCTTCGAGGGTATCGACGGGCTGGACGCCATCAACGTCTCGACGCCGCGGGGTGCGGACCAGGAACAGATTCGGGCGACGATAGACGCACTCGCGCCTTAG
- a CDS encoding SDR family NAD(P)-dependent oxidoreductase, producing MSVLDDFKLDGDVALVTGAAGGIGGAFTEAMAEAGADVVAADIDATGVQDRAERISEATGANVRAVEADVTEMAEVEAMVRTAVDEFGGLDVAFANAGVSTFGGGVDSYDMEAWADLIDVNLTGVMRTCKAAVNAMADGGRIVNTASILGLNGTQVPGLAAYCASKGGVIQLTRQMAAEFGTDGIRVNAIAPGWIESGMTEMFMGNDAITEELLKMMAIKRFGDPADLKGTALYLASEASPYTTGEVVLVDGGMNAFH from the coding sequence ATGAGTGTACTCGACGACTTCAAACTCGACGGCGACGTTGCACTGGTGACTGGCGCGGCGGGTGGCATCGGGGGCGCGTTCACCGAGGCGATGGCGGAAGCGGGGGCCGACGTTGTGGCCGCCGACATCGACGCCACCGGCGTGCAGGACCGAGCGGAGCGAATCAGCGAGGCGACGGGCGCGAACGTCCGGGCCGTCGAAGCGGACGTAACCGAGATGGCGGAGGTGGAAGCGATGGTGCGGACGGCCGTCGACGAGTTCGGCGGCCTCGACGTCGCGTTCGCCAACGCCGGCGTCTCCACCTTCGGTGGCGGCGTCGATAGCTACGACATGGAGGCGTGGGCGGACCTCATCGACGTGAACCTGACCGGGGTGATGCGGACCTGCAAGGCCGCAGTCAACGCGATGGCGGATGGGGGCCGCATCGTCAACACCGCCTCGATTCTCGGCCTCAACGGGACACAAGTGCCGGGGTTGGCCGCCTACTGCGCCTCCAAGGGCGGGGTCATCCAGTTGACGCGGCAGATGGCCGCGGAGTTCGGCACCGACGGCATCCGCGTCAACGCCATCGCGCCGGGGTGGATAGAGAGCGGGATGACGGAGATGTTCATGGGCAACGACGCCATCACGGAAGAACTTCTGAAGATGATGGCTATCAAGCGGTTCGGTGACCCCGCGGACCTCAAAGGGACCGCGCTGTACCTCGCTAGCGAGGCGTCACCGTACACCACCGGCGAAGTCGTCCTCGTGGATGGCGGGATGAACGCCTTCCACTAA
- a CDS encoding substrate-binding domain-containing protein encodes MRENTDETRSPRRTFLKGTLGAAGTMALAGCFGGDGGGDGDGGGGDGGGDGDGGGDGGGDGGSAPGADGEMVMTTSTETTAAYSMSQVIANAVNQNNDTVNVSARPSEGTNANVGRLARGESDIAYVQNWTASKIADGEDPFGDLDYTPYQVFHLYDLQWFLCTANDGWETVADIESGSRVSPTPRGSGTAEMLEHALGYVTEDYERVSIDYGGQGGAMSEGRLDVGAGTFINGSVEPGWLQQMKGTVDLRLLGFPDDVLSDLEDDPAIIMSQVDTGEFENFGYAPNPLNTPALAYNFVVRDDFDGDTLRTFLDTLWEQREGLGEDNALLGPMADGEFWTENGYSTLPFHPAAAEFYQDKGVWNDDYEVGE; translated from the coding sequence ATGCGTGAGAATACAGACGAAACGCGGTCACCACGACGAACGTTCTTGAAGGGGACGCTCGGTGCTGCTGGAACGATGGCACTCGCTGGCTGTTTCGGCGGGGACGGCGGCGGCGACGGTGACGGCGGTGGTGGCGACGGGGGCGGTGACGGAGACGGCGGCGGCGACGGTGGCGGCGACGGGGGGTCCGCTCCCGGTGCCGACGGCGAGATGGTGATGACGACGTCCACGGAGACGACGGCGGCCTACTCCATGAGTCAGGTCATCGCCAACGCGGTCAACCAGAACAACGACACGGTGAACGTCTCCGCCCGGCCGAGCGAGGGGACCAACGCCAACGTCGGCCGCCTCGCCCGTGGCGAGTCCGACATCGCCTACGTCCAGAACTGGACGGCGAGCAAGATAGCCGACGGCGAAGACCCGTTCGGTGACCTCGACTACACGCCGTATCAGGTGTTCCACCTGTACGACCTCCAGTGGTTCCTCTGTACCGCCAACGATGGATGGGAGACCGTCGCGGACATCGAATCCGGGTCCCGTGTCTCCCCGACACCGCGCGGGTCCGGGACTGCCGAGATGCTCGAACACGCTCTCGGGTACGTCACCGAGGACTACGAGCGTGTCAGCATCGACTACGGCGGACAGGGCGGTGCGATGAGCGAGGGCCGCCTCGACGTCGGTGCCGGGACGTTCATCAACGGCTCCGTCGAACCCGGTTGGCTCCAGCAGATGAAAGGGACCGTCGACCTGCGACTGCTCGGGTTCCCGGACGACGTACTCTCGGACCTCGAAGACGACCCCGCAATCATCATGAGTCAGGTCGACACCGGCGAGTTCGAGAACTTCGGGTACGCTCCGAACCCGCTCAACACGCCCGCACTGGCGTACAACTTCGTCGTCCGTGACGACTTCGACGGTGACACGCTCCGCACGTTCCTCGACACCCTCTGGGAACAGCGTGAGGGCCTCGGCGAAGACAACGCCCTGCTCGGCCCGATGGCCGACGGCGAGTTCTGGACCGAGAACGGCTACTCGACGCTCCCGTTCCACCCCGCCGCCGCCGAGTTCTACCAAGACAAGGGCGTTTGGAACGACGACTACGAAGTCGGCGAGTAA
- a CDS encoding TRAP transporter permease translates to MSETKLESDVPHPTDVFAQFRERPLGEQLLVALITVMAVGLTAGTLYFAWERPIVRTRFAIIFFGVGTALYYLSRALDKVSDPDDRSDTKLMSHVSRLLDVGFGRIGLDATALASLPSPVDTLSDADARHRLLRRLDALVCLVSAVAALVVGAYVTAEFFRLSRDAIVFGFKPLDLYVGLVVVALTVDATRRAYGYSIALVAVASVAYAMAGPSLPGFLAHSGFELRDVATFGAVRIKGAFSFIMEVGATWVAVFIMFAGLARAYGALDFILGLGQKLGENLKSGVVHVAVLSSMAMGSITGSAAANAATTGSFTIPMMKKQGVRKDFAAAIESVASSGGQIMPPVMGVAAFLMADIIGVSYVRVIQAAVIPALLFYFSVGVAVQFAVLRYGWTTERGTERRLTASLFSTRTVKKVGYLLLLFAAFLVARLDVLQVPGTGAEIGLLGLGLLSSAAVTAAVLVAVRLLQSVLFTRADESVGSDFVRALTAFFDGGHFGIPMAVLLYTLVIMELSPMSAGLYTVITIMGTMLVRDQLVDGPLGADKGATAAGGQSGALRRAGVTLGRTVYTTLRGFKMGALDMAPLVGVLAAMGVIIAMVTETGLTGKISTQMVALGGGVLVVVLFLAMVTSILFGLGMPTPAAYILVATLLTGSLVDLGVVEITAHLFVFWFAMLSAITPPVAVGVAVGSRIANSGFMISAKQALRIGAAGFLVPYALIVNDSLVNWTVTGTPISVFCVFVGVIALTAVTIGYDGRNVLGTLHRLAYLVLALVAMYAPAFAFALGPNMATVLQVAGATLALLGLGLTQMGRLPRVVTPAARRE, encoded by the coding sequence ATGAGCGAAACGAAACTCGAATCCGACGTACCCCACCCCACGGACGTGTTCGCACAGTTCCGGGAACGCCCACTCGGCGAGCAACTACTCGTCGCACTCATCACGGTCATGGCCGTCGGCCTGACCGCCGGGACACTGTACTTCGCGTGGGAGCGTCCCATCGTGCGCACGCGCTTCGCAATCATTTTCTTCGGCGTCGGCACCGCGCTGTACTACCTCTCGCGGGCACTCGACAAAGTGTCGGACCCGGACGACAGGTCGGACACGAAGCTGATGTCCCACGTCTCACGGCTCCTCGACGTGGGATTCGGGCGTATCGGTCTCGACGCCACGGCACTGGCCTCCCTGCCATCGCCGGTCGACACGCTCTCTGACGCCGACGCCCGCCACCGACTCCTCCGGCGACTCGACGCACTCGTCTGTCTGGTGTCCGCCGTCGCGGCACTCGTCGTTGGCGCGTACGTCACTGCCGAGTTCTTCAGACTCTCCCGTGACGCCATCGTCTTCGGGTTCAAACCGCTCGACCTCTACGTCGGATTGGTCGTCGTCGCACTCACCGTCGACGCGACCCGCCGCGCGTACGGCTACTCTATCGCGCTCGTCGCCGTCGCGTCCGTCGCGTACGCGATGGCCGGCCCCTCGCTGCCGGGCTTTCTCGCCCACTCCGGGTTCGAGCTCCGTGACGTGGCGACGTTCGGAGCCGTCCGCATCAAAGGCGCGTTCAGCTTCATCATGGAAGTCGGTGCCACGTGGGTCGCCGTCTTCATCATGTTCGCTGGTCTCGCCCGGGCCTACGGCGCGCTCGATTTCATCCTCGGACTGGGCCAGAAACTCGGCGAGAACCTGAAAAGCGGCGTCGTCCACGTCGCCGTCCTCTCCAGCATGGCCATGGGGTCCATCACCGGGAGCGCGGCGGCCAACGCCGCGACCACCGGGTCGTTCACGATTCCGATGATGAAAAAGCAGGGCGTCCGCAAGGACTTCGCGGCGGCAATCGAGAGCGTCGCCTCCTCGGGCGGCCAGATAATGCCGCCGGTCATGGGCGTGGCCGCGTTCCTGATGGCCGACATCATCGGCGTCTCGTACGTCCGGGTGATACAGGCCGCCGTCATCCCGGCGTTGCTGTTCTACTTCAGCGTCGGCGTGGCCGTCCAGTTCGCAGTGTTGCGGTACGGGTGGACGACGGAGCGTGGTACCGAGCGTCGGCTGACAGCATCGCTGTTCAGCACGAGGACGGTAAAGAAGGTTGGCTACCTCCTGCTCCTGTTCGCCGCGTTCCTCGTCGCGCGCTTGGATGTCCTCCAAGTTCCGGGCACCGGGGCGGAAATCGGACTGCTCGGACTGGGGCTGTTGTCCTCGGCGGCCGTCACTGCGGCCGTCCTCGTCGCGGTCCGTCTCCTGCAGTCGGTCCTGTTCACGCGGGCCGACGAGAGCGTCGGGAGCGACTTCGTCCGCGCGCTGACTGCCTTCTTCGACGGCGGTCACTTCGGTATCCCGATGGCCGTCCTGCTGTACACGCTCGTCATCATGGAACTGTCGCCGATGTCGGCGGGCCTGTACACAGTCATCACGATAATGGGGACGATGCTGGTCCGGGACCAACTGGTCGACGGACCGCTCGGTGCCGACAAGGGTGCCACGGCGGCGGGCGGCCAGTCCGGCGCGCTCCGACGGGCCGGCGTCACGCTCGGCCGCACCGTCTACACCACCCTCCGCGGGTTCAAGATGGGCGCGCTCGACATGGCTCCCCTCGTGGGCGTGTTGGCCGCGATGGGTGTCATCATCGCGATGGTCACGGAAACCGGCCTGACCGGGAAAATCAGCACGCAGATGGTCGCGCTCGGCGGCGGTGTCCTCGTCGTGGTGCTGTTTCTGGCGATGGTCACGAGCATCCTGTTCGGTCTCGGGATGCCGACGCCCGCCGCGTACATCCTCGTGGCGACGCTGTTGACCGGGTCGCTGGTCGACCTCGGCGTCGTCGAGATTACGGCCCACCTGTTCGTGTTCTGGTTCGCCATGTTGTCGGCCATTACGCCGCCGGTCGCTGTCGGGGTGGCCGTCGGCTCCCGCATCGCCAACAGCGGGTTCATGATATCGGCGAAGCAGGCACTGCGCATCGGTGCCGCGGGCTTTCTCGTCCCGTACGCGCTCATCGTCAACGACAGTCTCGTCAACTGGACGGTTACCGGAACGCCCATCTCGGTGTTCTGCGTGTTCGTCGGCGTCATCGCGCTGACGGCCGTCACCATCGGCTACGACGGGCGGAACGTGCTTGGGACGCTACATCGGCTGGCGTATCTCGTCCTCGCGCTGGTTGCGATGTACGCCCCGGCGTTCGCGTTCGCGCTGGGGCCGAACATGGCGACGGTCCTACAAGTGGCCGGGGCGACGCTCGCACTGCTGGGCCTCGGCCTGACACAGATGGGACGGCTTCCCCGCGTCGTCACGCCCGCCGCACGACGAGAGTAG
- a CDS encoding thiamine pyrophosphate-binding protein produces MTDSYTGADLFVDAMEQYGVEHVFGNPGTTELPVMDALSDSQLEYVLGLHEDIAVGMASGYASTRRYRAHHDESVMPAGVVNLHITPGLAHGIGNTYAADFAGTPLVITAGNHERDFRHEEPLLHGELEEMVDQFTKWSDEVLDVAALPTMLRRAFRVALTPPTGPVFLGLPMDTMLAETDPDEIEPLGPIPTAGRGDAAQIDRAADLLVEADDPVLVVGDHIARSGTDAVEATVDFAEAAGARVHGEILACEVNFPTRHDQWMSHIAPDEGVASMLMSSDTIVFAGTSTNTTLMRHDDDLVDPDTTCIHISDEAWELGKNQPADAAVVGDPGLVMEQLADRLDDRLPEDERERRLDEVHTTKQALASTIESMSVDERPEGDTRAGKHELVDTLSEVAGDAYIVDEGITAKYPLLLRYDMEPEQFISNKGGGLGYGLPASVGAALAESLTDDPRDVIGYIGDGSYLYYPQSIYTAARHDLDLTVIVPDNRNYRILKDNTIKMFGGDDDDHDYVGMDFEPPVDLVKNAESHGARGHLVETPDEIAPAVEDALDSDGPDVLDVLVHD; encoded by the coding sequence ATGACAGACAGCTACACGGGTGCCGACTTGTTCGTCGACGCGATGGAGCAGTACGGCGTCGAGCACGTGTTCGGCAACCCGGGGACGACGGAACTGCCGGTGATGGACGCGTTGAGCGACAGCCAGTTGGAGTACGTCTTGGGACTCCACGAGGACATCGCCGTCGGCATGGCGTCGGGCTACGCGAGTACCCGCCGGTATCGAGCACACCACGACGAGAGCGTGATGCCCGCGGGCGTCGTCAACCTCCACATCACGCCCGGCCTCGCCCACGGCATCGGTAACACCTACGCCGCCGACTTCGCGGGTACGCCACTGGTCATCACCGCCGGGAACCACGAGCGTGACTTCCGCCACGAGGAGCCGCTCCTGCACGGCGAACTGGAGGAGATGGTCGACCAGTTCACGAAGTGGAGCGACGAAGTGCTGGACGTGGCCGCCCTGCCGACGATGCTCCGGCGCGCCTTCCGCGTCGCACTCACCCCGCCGACCGGTCCCGTCTTCCTCGGCCTCCCGATGGACACGATGCTGGCCGAGACCGACCCCGATGAAATCGAACCGCTCGGGCCGATTCCGACCGCTGGCCGGGGCGACGCCGCACAGATAGACCGGGCCGCCGACCTGCTGGTCGAGGCGGACGACCCGGTCCTCGTCGTCGGGGACCACATCGCCCGCTCGGGGACCGACGCCGTCGAGGCGACCGTCGACTTCGCGGAGGCCGCCGGCGCGCGCGTCCACGGCGAGATTCTGGCCTGTGAGGTGAACTTCCCGACGCGTCACGACCAGTGGATGTCTCACATCGCACCCGACGAGGGCGTGGCGAGCATGCTCATGAGTAGCGACACCATCGTCTTCGCGGGCACGTCGACCAACACGACGCTGATGCGCCACGACGACGACCTCGTCGACCCGGACACGACTTGCATCCACATCAGCGACGAGGCGTGGGAACTCGGAAAGAACCAACCCGCCGACGCCGCCGTCGTCGGCGACCCCGGTTTGGTCATGGAGCAACTGGCCGACCGTCTGGACGACCGCTTGCCCGAGGACGAGCGAGAGCGGCGTCTCGACGAGGTCCACACGACCAAGCAGGCTCTCGCGTCGACCATCGAGTCGATGAGCGTCGACGAACGGCCGGAGGGCGACACCCGCGCGGGGAAACACGAACTGGTCGACACGCTCTCGGAGGTTGCCGGAGACGCCTACATCGTCGACGAAGGTATCACCGCGAAGTACCCGCTGTTGCTGCGCTACGACATGGAACCCGAGCAGTTTATCTCCAACAAAGGCGGCGGCCTCGGCTACGGACTGCCCGCGTCCGTCGGTGCGGCCTTGGCGGAATCGCTGACCGACGACCCGCGCGACGTCATCGGATACATCGGGGACGGGTCGTATCTCTACTACCCACAGTCTATCTACACGGCGGCGCGTCACGACCTCGATTTGACCGTCATCGTGCCCGACAACCGCAACTACCGCATCCTCAAGGACAACACCATCAAGATGTTCGGGGGCGACGACGACGACCACGACTACGTCGGGATGGACTTCGAACCGCCCGTCGACCTCGTGAAGAACGCCGAGAGCCACGGTGCGCGCGGGCATCTGGTCGAGACACCGGACGAAATCGCGCCGGCCGTCGAGGACGCGCTCGACAGCGACGGACCGGACGTGCTGGACGTACTCGTCCACGACTGA